Genomic window (Ailuropoda melanoleuca isolate Jingjing chromosome 7, ASM200744v2, whole genome shotgun sequence):
atttggaaggaaaaaataggtTCCATAGTTCTATTTTGTGACTTCAAACAACACTAAAACTTAGAAATCACAAAATTGGGAAAATGCTTCCCACCAGTGAATTCTATTTTTGACTTGTAGGGTTAATAGAGAATGCTGTTTACACCTTCAGTGTTTTGTGACTATGGAAGTTTAGaatagcaaacatttttatttcccgTTCAACTGGCTCCATTTGTGTTAAGTAATCATAATGAAATCTATCAGTCTCAACATGCAGAATGTTCTGCAAGGTCACCAATCCTTTATCAGTTGTCCATGAAGGGTGCagacccccaccttccctccactGTCTCCCCCAATCccacatacttttttaaaatgactattaTTATTAGAAGTTGCTTTCTTTAAAGATCATCATACCCAAGAAACTGAGTTCCATAATTTCAGTTCTCTTATCTCCCCAACAATCCCCAAGGACTTTTTCTAGTCTAAATGTTGAACCTGTTGGAGGATGTACTTCTGTTGATAACTTTCTGTAGTGACGTGTACATAGTCACACCTATATTCACATGTGTACACGTTATAGcattagtatatatatttatctaatagaccttaattttattttctgttattactTGCCAACCactacttttttcttattttaaaactttcataggCCCTTGTTCTATGCTATTTTCTGGAAACAAATGTAAAGCACTATAATATGGCTGACAAAAATGTGATTGAAATCGGAGCTGGAACAGGGCTAGTCTCCATCGTGGCAAGTTTACTGggtaaataagcatttttttttttaaagattttatttatttgacagagacagacacagcgagagagggaacacaagcagggggaatgggagaggaagaagcaggcttcccgctgagcagggagcctgactcggggctcgatcccaggatcctgggatcatgacctgagccgaaggcagacgcttaacgactgagccacccaggcgcccataagTAGGCATTTTTGATTGAACGGGGTCAGAGAATTTAATGATCAGATGTCATTAGCTGCTTTTACTATCCAGTTTACTCTGACCTAGGCCTATTTTTAACTCCTTAATTGTTTGAATGGGCTTCATCAAGAAACACTACCAATTTTAAAGTCACCTTACTGGTTTGTTTCAGAATTTTCCGTGAAGTTGTATTAATTCTGCTCATGGCGCACCACGTCACAAGTGTATTCTAATTGAGAGGTTCGCTCAGGCCTCCTGGCTGCTGGAGGAGGTGCGTGGGACACGAGGCCCAGGCAGAATCCACTGCTGAATCTGGTGGTCTTTATTTAGATATTAGCCATATTTCAACATTCCCAGGTAGCTGTACATTCCTTGTAGGTTTTGAAGTCCTATGCTTTCATGAAAAAGCACCTGTTAGAAGAGAGAAGGAGTATTACCAATCATGTCTGCTTCTAATTTTAGgcattttccctttaatttcttttctttattttaaaatttattttatttttttaaaaaaagattttatatatttgtttgacagagacagcacaagcagggggagctgcaggcagagggagaggagaagcaggctccccgctgagcagggagcctgatatgggacttgatcccagctcaTCTCCATTTCTCAGCTCATCTCCACTCTTCTTTGGGGacccctttcttttctcatcatcatttccttttctcatgacACGTGTGACAGTCTCTACGCATGCCTGAGCCTGCTTCATATCAGTCTCTCTCTGTGTTGTTACCTGTTTCATTGCCTTAATTTAGCTGCCTTCTCTGATGTGTGCTACCCAAATCTGTCTTGATTTCCTTGATCTTTAGAAGTGCACACCTGCCACTCTAAAATCTTGAGAGGAATTGAAGATTTAGCAATTTACAACTTTCTAAACACTGAGGAAATACAGGACCCTTGATGTCCtccccaaatattaaaaaaaaaaaattcctccttcCTGATATTGCTTCCTAAAATCACCATTCCATTTAATAAGGGTAGTCATTGGCACTACTGGATTTATACCTGAAGGCTTCCTGATTGGAAACACATTTGTGCTTTGGGAAGTCATTTGTTTCACTAAAAAAAATTGATCCTTTTAGACTGCTTGTATAACTTgacacaaataataaaagatggAGGCTCTGTTTAGTTAGTGTTCTAAGACTGGTGGTGTTTACCTCTCTAAACACAAAGATGTTAATAGTCAGATAGTTTATATTCACTGTGGACAGGGGGGATCTTCCTTATCTTGGGATTTTAAAAGGATTTGTTGAAAATGGTAGACCCACCCACACTAGAATGTGCCAACATATTTCTGTGATTCTGCCAATGATACGCATATTGCCCTCCCACTTTAATATTTCCCACAAAATACAATCACAATGGCAAGAGAAACTTGTCATCATGCTAAGGAATGGGTTTTTGTCTGGGCTGCACTAGACTTCTCTCCCAGTTCTGCTTTCCTGTTTCTTATCCCGGTCTGTTCTTGTCTGATGACATGGAATTGGCCAATCCTAGATTCATTTACACATTATTTTCAGGCTCTGCTACAGCTCACAGTTTACTTTAAGGACCAAATTTTATTGATTATTGGTTTCtacaattttgccttttccaatttCTTCCTTCTACTCTTCACTTTTACCTCGGAGattgttcatatcttcttcatCTGAGTATTCTGTCCTGCATCTATGGTCTTCGGCTGTAGGAACACTATGTGCATGTTGTAGCtaggttttaaacattttttgacgGGAAGATTCATATTTGTAAGGGGGTCAAGCTGAAAACTTGGGCATAGATATGGATGTCATGACGCTTCCAATGTAATTCTGTTGAAAAGCCCTCCTCCCACACCCGAGCACCCCCTGCTCAACAACGGGATGCCTGACGTGATATACACTCATTTGGCCTCACATGACTTGGGCTCAGAATTCTTTTAGCGAAGAACAGGTGCGCCTTTCAACAGTGACTTCTGATTGTTCCATTGAAGGTtccaaatattttgctttttctctttctctagcttatttttcTCCTAGCATGTAGTAGATAATAGCAAATAGCCACAGCAAcaacagtaaaacaaacaaaaaaacccaggagaACAGAAAAATGCAAGGGAGTTAAAAGTGCCATGggaatctaaatttttttaaagaggaggcCTAAAGCTGCCTAAGCATCTGTTTTGAAGGGATTTCCCTCCTGTGTGTACCAACCAGTCTTTCCTTGGGGTTAGCAATTGTGCAGAATTGCAAATGCATGTTGGCTTGAAACCTGATTGCTTTGCCTTATACCTCGAGGGTTACTTTTCCTACTGTTCTTTGTTTCATAGGTGCACACGTGACTGCCACAGATTTACCTGAATTACTTGGAAACCTGCAATATAATATTTCCCGAAATACCAAAACGAAATGTAAGCATTTGCCTCAGGTTAAAGAACTCTCCTGGGGCATAGCTTTAGATGAGAACTTCCCCAGGTCTTCCAACAATTTTGACTACATCCTGGCAGCTGACGTTGTCTACGCCCACCCTTTCCTGGAAGAACTCCTCATTACCTTTGACCATCTGTGCAAAGAAACTACCATCATCCTCTGGGTCATGAAATTCaggttggagaaagaaaataaatttgtagatAGATTTAAGGAGTTGTTTGACCTGGAGGAGATTTCCAGTTTCCCTAGCCTGAATATTAAGTTGTATAAAGCTATGAAGAAAAGTCGGAGGAGTGCGCGATATCCTCAAAGGAGGGCTTCGAAAGCAAAGGGGGTTTCTAGTAGAGTGTTCCTTTAAAGAAGATCCAGGATGATCTGACATAGCACTGACTTTCCCAAGTTTCTCAACCCTCNNNNNNNNNNNNNNNNNNNNNNNNNNNNNNNNNNNNNNNNNNNNNNNNNNNNNNNNNNNNNNNNNNNNNNNNNNNNNNNNNNNNNNNNNNNNNNNNNNNNCCCCCCCCCCATGAACTTGCCTCACTGCAGACAGGGAGTTTCCCAGATACAGCACCTGGGTCTGGAGGGTGGCCCAGTCATACTGTGTGGTCATTGGTTAGGACAAGGTCTGTTTCCTTATCCCTCTATAGCaccatttattattatcattttaatgaatggtactattattttaatgtataactATAGGatactttttaataatatctCTAAAATGAACATTCTTATTGTTTTAAACATAAGCTTCTCTGATTCTCTctttaggaataaataaataacttataatGGGATCTGCAAGTAAATCTGAAAAGGCAGATGCATAATGTGATGGTAAATGTGAGAttatattttgtggttttcattagCGGTAGCTTATAGGTGGTCTGTTGTCTCTGCTTGGTGGGGTGGGCCTCGAGCGCAGCCTCTGAAATCAATCATGCTTGTGAATTTGAGGTTATAGGCAAGGACGTTTCACTctagcaaatgaaaaatgaatggaagCAAACATAAACACAGTTGAGATTTTGGAGgagttattgttttatttttaagccaagtACAGTTATGTTGTATCACagaaacagataaatataaaaactttgggttgaaaatacacatgaaaaaatttaggCCTCTAATCTCAAATAACCAGACATAGGACTGGTTTTACAGTTTAAAGCTTTTGTGATGCACATATATAGACCTAGATATTTGAAATCCTATGTGATTTTCCTCACACAGACCTTAGAGATTAGAACAAAGACTGAAGTAATTAAAGTCAGTGCAAGGAGGGTAAAAAACAAGGATTGTGTCCCAGTAGTTTGGGCTCTGTTGGTGGGTGTCTACTCTTGCAATGTTCCTTAGGCTGTCACAATGCCCCTGGGGTGGTGCCTATTCTAAGCCCGGCCCTGTGCTTTGCTGGAAGTTCCCAGCCACTCAGGGTCCAGCAGAACTGACGAAATGACTTTCTAGGGTCCTGATGTGTGAGGAGGATGCAGATGTACTCCCAGTGGGTTTGTGGTAGTGCAGCCCGTAGGGCTGTCTCCCAGTGACTCCAGCATTTACAGGGTCTCTTCCAGTTTTCATAGCCCATCACTATATAAAGTCATGTGATCCTATGACCTTTCTAAGAAGTTGAGGGAATATCACTATCCCTCCTTCGCAACCAGTGTTGTTGGGGCTGAGAGGGTGGTCACTTGCCCCAGGCACACAGTGCAAAGGGCTTGTCTGAGCCTGGGGCCTGTGTTCTTACCACTGCACTACTTTTATGCATTTAAAGCAGCAATTCTCAAGCTCTTTAGTAAACGAGTGAGGTCATCCCTTC
Coding sequences:
- the LOC100471911 gene encoding protein-lysine methyltransferase METTL21E, coding for MMHSHQARLHCWKRDDDKVVAEIMARCFVPSLITTTSWEGFHFVGHEIRITEAMDCYGAVVWPSALVLCYFLETNVKHYNMADKNVIEIGAGTGLVSIVASLLGAHVTATDLPELLGNLQYNISRNTKTKCKHLPQVKELSWGIALDENFPRSSNNFDYILAADVVYAHPFLEELLITFDHLCKETTIILWVMKFRLEKENKFVDRFKELFDLEEISSFPSLNIKLYKAMKKSRRSARYPQRRASKAKGVSSRVFL